A part of Thermococcus sp. SY098 genomic DNA contains:
- a CDS encoding antitoxin family protein, whose product MGIIVEAVYENGVFKPLKKVNIPEKARVKIRIEIFGMLKDWKADAQEIKDELREVHG is encoded by the coding sequence ATGGGTATTATTGTTGAGGCTGTTTATGAGAACGGTGTTTTTAAGCCATTAAAAAAAGTGAACATCCCCGAAAAGGCAAGAGTTAAGATTAGAATTGAGATTTTTGGCATGCTGAAAGATTGGAAAGCTGATGCGCAGGAGATAAAGGATGAGCTGAGGGAAGTGCATGGCTAA
- a CDS encoding PIN domain-containing protein → MAKYFADTYALIEILKGNPNYRKYSAEELYTTEFNLLELSYALVRDFGYEKAEEVLKIVRSAVNVVSPSLCHYVLASDMRIREKKKGKKLSLVDCLGYVVAKSLGMKFLTGDREFKEMENVEFVK, encoded by the coding sequence ATGGCTAAGTACTTTGCTGATACTTACGCACTGATCGAGATTTTAAAGGGTAATCCAAATTATCGGAAGTATTCTGCCGAAGAGCTCTACACCACGGAGTTTAACTTGTTAGAACTTTCTTATGCTCTTGTCAGGGATTTTGGATATGAAAAGGCAGAAGAAGTACTTAAAATTGTGAGAAGTGCAGTTAACGTTGTTTCTCCTTCTCTTTGTCATTATGTTCTTGCTTCAGATATGAGAATTAGAGAAAAGAAGAAAGGGAAAAAGCTTTCTTTAGTAGATTGTCTTGGTTATGTTGTGGCAAAGAGCTTAGGAATGAAGTTTCTAACGGGAGATAGGGAATTTAAGGAAATGGAGAATGTTGAGTTCGTAAAATAG
- a CDS encoding DUF1667 domain-containing protein yields MTVYKFTCIICPLSCDIEVKVENGEIKEIKGYTCPRGKEWAIEEIKNPKRVVMSVIKVKNGNMPTVSVKTTKPIPKTKIPELMKLLAEIEVEAPIKVGQILLENPLGLDTKIVATREVERA; encoded by the coding sequence ATGACCGTTTATAAGTTTACGTGCATCATCTGCCCGCTTAGCTGTGATATTGAAGTGAAGGTAGAGAACGGGGAGATTAAGGAAATCAAAGGCTACACATGTCCAAGAGGAAAAGAATGGGCTATCGAGGAGATTAAAAATCCCAAACGTGTAGTTATGAGCGTAATTAAAGTCAAGAACGGCAATATGCCAACGGTTTCCGTCAAAACTACCAAGCCAATTCCGAAAACAAAGATTCCTGAACTCATGAAGCTTTTGGCAGAGATTGAAGTTGAAGCACCGATAAAAGTTGGACAGATACTTCTTGAAAATCCTCTCGGCTTGGATACAAAGATAGTTGCGACAAGGGAGGTTGAGAGGGCTTAG
- a CDS encoding metallophosphoesterase — MRPQPLPNKALKIGNNIIITDLHLGYEESLAREGAYLPKAFHEMMSSLKIMLQKERPKRLIINGDLKHSFIPFRREKLELKDFFEEISPLVNEIVVVKGNHDVGIAWIKESGVEVIDELEISGWKIVHGHKLVGGNKFIIGHEHPAIRLRDEVGALVKVPIFLLSDELIVLPAFTPWAYGNDILREIVSPFLLEFNIEDAEVVVPIEDELLNFSTMKQLRGVLRKI; from the coding sequence ATGAGACCCCAGCCTCTCCCAAATAAGGCACTGAAAATTGGGAACAACATCATTATCACCGATTTGCATTTAGGGTATGAAGAAAGCTTGGCTAGAGAGGGAGCATACCTGCCAAAAGCATTCCATGAAATGATGAGCTCCTTAAAAATTATGCTTCAAAAAGAGAGACCAAAAAGACTAATTATAAACGGTGATTTAAAGCATTCCTTCATCCCATTTAGAAGGGAGAAGCTCGAGTTAAAGGATTTTTTTGAGGAAATTTCCCCGCTCGTAAATGAGATTGTTGTCGTCAAAGGCAATCATGATGTTGGAATAGCGTGGATTAAGGAATCGGGAGTTGAAGTTATTGATGAGCTTGAAATCAGCGGATGGAAAATAGTTCACGGACACAAGCTTGTTGGGGGAAACAAGTTCATAATAGGACATGAACATCCCGCAATCAGGCTTAGGGATGAAGTTGGAGCACTGGTTAAAGTTCCTATCTTCTTGCTGAGTGATGAACTCATCGTTCTACCGGCTTTTACGCCCTGGGCATATGGAAATGACATTCTAAGGGAGATTGTTTCCCCATTTCTTTTGGAATTCAACATCGAGGATGCAGAAGTTGTTGTGCCAATTGAAGATGAACTCTTAAACTTCAGTACCATGAAGCAGCTTAGAGGAGTTCTCAGGAAAATTTAA
- a CDS encoding nucleotidyltransferase domain-containing protein has product MMKKKALEAFLEELRDKFGDRIEEIIVFGSYARGDYDEESDIDVLIVGNVLFDDVVDISTKVLLKYGELISPIVISPEEFRRRNDSFIRTVKREGIKV; this is encoded by the coding sequence ATGATGAAGAAAAAAGCTCTTGAGGCTTTTTTAGAAGAGCTGAGGGATAAGTTTGGAGATAGAATTGAGGAAATTATTGTTTTTGGCTCCTATGCAAGAGGAGACTATGACGAAGAGAGTGACATTGATGTCCTTATAGTTGGTAATGTATTGTTTGATGATGTTGTGGATATCTCAACAAAAGTGCTCCTTAAGTATGGTGAGCTTATAAGCCCAATAGTAATTAGTCCTGAAGAGTTTAGAAGGAGGAATGATTCATTCATACGAACTGTTAAGAGGGAAGGAATAAAGGTTTAG
- a CDS encoding HEPN domain-containing protein — MGVSEEIKLHLKLAEEELASANALLELGYYRDAISRAYYSMFHAAKALLLTKGINPKKHSGVVKMFGLHFVTEGFVEEVYAKAFNRAFALRSRADYDIYYSPVSEEAREIVESAEAFLERIKSALEMIDDEEKSS, encoded by the coding sequence ATGGGGGTTAGTGAGGAGATTAAGCTTCATCTTAAGCTTGCCGAGGAAGAGCTTGCCTCAGCCAATGCGCTCCTTGAGCTTGGGTATTATAGAGATGCCATAAGCAGGGCATATTATTCCATGTTCCATGCGGCGAAGGCTCTTCTTTTAACAAAAGGTATCAATCCAAAAAAGCATTCTGGAGTTGTCAAGATGTTTGGGCTGCATTTTGTGACGGAAGGCTTTGTTGAGGAGGTTTATGCCAAGGCTTTTAACCGCGCATTTGCCTTGAGATCGAGGGCTGACTATGACATCTACTATTCCCCAGTAAGTGAAGAAGCCAGAGAAATCGTTGAGAGTGCTGAGGCATTTTTAGAGAGAATTAAGAGCGCATTGGAGATGATTGATGATGAAGAAAAAAGCTCTTGA
- a CDS encoding NAD(P)/FAD-dependent oxidoreductase — MKTKVAIIGAGIVGASIARVLSKYENLEVHLIEKEADVGWGVSKANTALIHGGYDDDPDKYPVRAKLCIKGNRLWHQWVKELEIPHIWNGALIVALKDEDFDELERLLERGQRNGVPEMRIIDREELFHLEPNVNPNALGALYVPIVGQIGPIPAVIAIVENAVANGVKVHLETEVRGIKVENGEVKGVETNNGFIEADIVINAAGLYADEISKMAGIDYFEIHPRKGEYWIFDEGIPGPNHVLFPTPTPISKGVVVTTEISGHLMIGPNAQDLPKDYKENTSTTREGLEEVWQKAQEIWPNLPPRWKVIRTFAGLRPEPTGGDFIIKAEEEVQGFINVAGIRSPGLTSAPAIGYEVRDIIERDLGIRLEEKEKWNPYRREITHFFMLQPNQINELVKKNPAYGRIVCRCNKVSEGDVLEAVERMKFIGVRTPSVDSVKFRTKATTGTCQGSFCKVVIINLLAKEYGIPPWKVTLKGKGSEIGIGDVKVLLRGEAQ, encoded by the coding sequence ATGAAGACAAAAGTCGCTATTATCGGTGCGGGGATTGTTGGTGCGAGCATTGCCAGAGTTCTCAGCAAGTATGAGAACCTTGAGGTTCATCTCATTGAGAAGGAAGCTGATGTTGGATGGGGAGTTAGCAAGGCAAATACAGCTTTAATCCATGGAGGTTACGACGATGACCCAGACAAATACCCAGTGAGGGCAAAGCTGTGCATAAAAGGAAATCGCTTATGGCACCAATGGGTTAAGGAGCTTGAGATTCCCCACATATGGAATGGGGCATTGATTGTTGCCCTTAAAGATGAAGACTTTGATGAGCTTGAGCGGCTGTTAGAGAGAGGACAGAGAAATGGCGTTCCAGAGATGAGGATAATTGATAGAGAGGAACTGTTTCATCTCGAACCAAATGTAAATCCAAACGCCTTGGGCGCTCTTTATGTTCCAATAGTTGGTCAGATAGGGCCAATACCAGCTGTAATTGCAATTGTTGAGAATGCTGTTGCCAACGGGGTAAAGGTTCACTTAGAGACGGAAGTTAGAGGAATAAAAGTAGAGAATGGGGAAGTTAAAGGGGTTGAGACAAACAATGGCTTCATTGAAGCTGATATTGTAATAAATGCTGCTGGTCTCTATGCTGATGAAATATCAAAGATGGCTGGAATTGATTACTTCGAAATTCACCCGAGAAAAGGTGAATACTGGATTTTTGATGAAGGAATTCCCGGCCCAAATCATGTTCTCTTTCCAACACCGACTCCAATAAGCAAAGGTGTCGTTGTTACAACTGAAATTTCTGGTCATCTAATGATTGGGCCAAACGCTCAAGATCTGCCTAAGGACTACAAGGAGAACACAAGCACGACGAGGGAGGGTCTTGAGGAAGTTTGGCAAAAAGCTCAGGAAATCTGGCCAAATTTGCCTCCGAGATGGAAGGTCATCAGGACTTTTGCTGGGTTAAGACCCGAACCAACGGGAGGGGACTTTATAATTAAGGCTGAGGAAGAGGTTCAAGGCTTCATAAATGTTGCCGGAATCAGGTCGCCTGGCTTAACTTCAGCCCCGGCAATCGGATACGAAGTTAGGGACATCATTGAGAGGGATTTGGGGATCAGGCTTGAGGAAAAGGAGAAGTGGAACCCATATCGCAGAGAAATCACTCACTTCTTCATGCTTCAGCCTAATCAAATTAATGAACTTGTAAAGAAGAACCCAGCTTATGGCAGAATCGTCTGCCGCTGTAACAAAGTTAGCGAAGGGGATGTTTTAGAGGCAGTTGAGAGGATGAAGTTCATTGGGGTTAGAACGCCAAGTGTTGATTCGGTTAAGTTCAGAACAAAAGCCACAACAGGAACTTGTCAGGGATCATTCTGTAAGGTAGTGATAATCAATCTGCTTGCTAAAGAATACGGTATTCCTCCGTGGAAGGTTACCCTCAAGGGCAAAGGCAGTGAAATTGGTATTGGGGATGTTAAAGTGCTTCTTAGGGGTGAGGCACAATGA
- a CDS encoding PrsW family intramembrane metalloprotease, whose amino-acid sequence MDVLSTIIFFAYAPALALLWYFYHEDKFEPEPKRYVIGTFILGGTLSVIVAFIIESILTPGKVNFGYTIFPATAFYLALTAGIVEEPAKALAIRWPYKAGQMDGIMDGVVYGVAAGLGFAATENLLYGLGYGVGTTITRAFLTPIAHATWSAIVGVGYGLKAEGKIHSVTNYFALAILLHFIWDYYAFLAIAVPSYYILVIMLLFLNLALIRYFIMLGQKEDLEKQWWYWFVGGRRYGGT is encoded by the coding sequence ATGGATGTGCTGAGTACAATAATCTTTTTTGCCTATGCCCCGGCATTGGCGTTGTTATGGTACTTCTATCACGAGGATAAATTTGAACCGGAACCAAAGAGATACGTGATAGGGACATTCATACTCGGAGGCACGCTTTCAGTTATAGTCGCCTTCATAATTGAGAGTATTTTGACTCCAGGAAAGGTAAATTTTGGCTACACTATCTTCCCAGCTACAGCATTCTATCTGGCTTTGACTGCAGGTATTGTAGAAGAACCTGCAAAAGCTCTTGCAATCAGATGGCCCTACAAAGCAGGTCAGATGGATGGCATAATGGACGGTGTTGTTTACGGTGTTGCTGCGGGATTGGGCTTTGCAGCTACCGAGAATTTATTATACGGTCTCGGTTATGGGGTTGGAACTACTATAACAAGGGCATTCCTAACACCAATCGCTCACGCAACATGGAGTGCTATAGTTGGCGTCGGATACGGGCTTAAAGCAGAGGGCAAAATTCACAGCGTAACCAACTATTTTGCACTGGCGATTTTACTGCATTTCATCTGGGATTACTATGCATTCCTTGCAATAGCGGTTCCGTCGTATTACATACTTGTTATAATGTTGCTCTTCCTGAACTTGGCGTTAATTAGATATTTTATAATGCTTGGACAGAAGGAAGACTTAGAAAAGCAGTGGTGGTACTGGTTTGTGGGAGGAAGGAGATATGGAGGGACTTGA
- the glpK gene encoding glycerol kinase GlpK, translated as MDKFILSLDEGTTSARAIIFDRESNILGVGQYEFPQYYPKPGWVEHNPEEIWNAQIRAIKTALKNAKITPEQIAAIGVTNQRETTIIWDKSGKPVYNAIVWQCRRTAEMIEDIKRNYGEMIKEKTGLVPDAYFSASKIKWLLDNVPGLREKAQKGEVMFGTIDTFLIYKLTGKHVTDYSNASRTMLFNIKKLEWDEELLEIFGIPDAILPEVKESSEIYGYTKKELFGVEIPVSGDAGDQQAALFGQACFDEGMVKATYGTGNFILVNTGDKIKYSQNLLTTIAWGLNGKISYALEGSVFITGAAVQWLRDGLKIINSAAETEELASKLASNDGVYFVPAFVGLGAPYWDQFARGLIIGITRGTTREHFARATLEAIAYLTKDVIDEMEKEVPIKELRVDGGATKNNFLMQFQADILGKTVIRPVVQETTALGAAYLAGLAVDYWESLEEIGELWKVEKVFEPKMSEKERKKLYKGWKEAVKRALGWARILGV; from the coding sequence ATGGACAAGTTTATACTTTCTCTCGATGAAGGAACTACGAGTGCAAGGGCGATAATCTTCGACAGGGAAAGTAACATCTTGGGGGTTGGGCAGTATGAGTTTCCCCAGTATTACCCAAAGCCGGGATGGGTTGAGCATAATCCTGAAGAAATCTGGAATGCCCAGATTAGGGCCATAAAAACAGCTTTAAAAAATGCCAAAATTACTCCAGAGCAGATAGCGGCAATTGGAGTAACAAATCAGAGGGAAACAACGATAATCTGGGACAAAAGTGGAAAGCCCGTTTACAACGCTATTGTCTGGCAGTGCAGAAGAACCGCGGAGATGATTGAAGACATTAAGCGAAATTATGGAGAGATGATAAAGGAAAAAACCGGTTTAGTTCCAGATGCATACTTCTCGGCATCAAAGATAAAGTGGCTCCTTGACAACGTTCCGGGTTTAAGAGAAAAAGCTCAGAAAGGGGAGGTAATGTTTGGGACAATTGACACTTTCTTGATTTACAAGCTCACAGGGAAGCATGTTACTGACTATTCAAATGCCTCAAGAACTATGCTCTTCAACATCAAGAAGCTTGAGTGGGATGAGGAGCTTTTGGAAATCTTCGGAATTCCAGATGCAATTCTGCCCGAGGTTAAGGAATCGAGTGAGATTTATGGTTATACTAAAAAAGAGCTGTTTGGTGTTGAGATTCCAGTAAGCGGAGATGCTGGGGACCAGCAGGCAGCTCTTTTCGGTCAGGCATGTTTTGATGAAGGTATGGTGAAAGCAACATATGGCACTGGGAACTTTATACTCGTCAATACAGGTGATAAAATAAAGTATTCCCAAAACCTTCTCACGACCATAGCCTGGGGATTGAATGGAAAAATCAGCTATGCCCTTGAGGGAAGCGTTTTCATAACAGGTGCAGCTGTCCAGTGGCTTAGGGATGGGTTAAAAATTATCAATAGTGCAGCTGAAACTGAGGAACTTGCATCAAAGTTGGCATCAAATGATGGGGTTTACTTTGTGCCAGCCTTTGTCGGTCTCGGTGCTCCTTACTGGGATCAGTTTGCGAGGGGTTTGATAATTGGTATAACAAGAGGCACTACAAGGGAGCACTTTGCGAGGGCTACGCTTGAGGCGATAGCATATCTCACGAAGGATGTAATAGATGAGATGGAAAAGGAAGTTCCAATCAAGGAGCTTAGGGTTGATGGGGGAGCAACCAAGAACAACTTCCTCATGCAGTTCCAAGCTGATATCTTGGGAAAGACAGTCATAAGACCTGTTGTTCAAGAGACAACCGCTTTGGGGGCTGCATATCTGGCTGGTTTGGCGGTGGACTACTGGGAAAGCTTGGAGGAAATTGGGGAACTTTGGAAAGTTGAAAAAGTGTTTGAGCCGAAGATGAGCGAGAAAGAGAGGAAAAAGCTCTACAAAGGTTGGAAAGAGGCAGTAAAGAGAGCCTTAGGGTGGGCGAGGATTCTGGGAGTCTAA
- a CDS encoding NAD(P)/FAD-dependent oxidoreductase, whose translation MNSTMLQYDVVVIGGGPAGLAAAVKAKEYGLSVLLLDENDYLGGILPQCIHPGFGIHYFREELTGPEFSHRFVQRVEDLKIDYFVKARVLEIKNYSDLEKVVVFTSPKGVFEVWTKAIIYATGARERHAFEIGIVGDRVAGIYTAGEAQTLMDIYGVMPGKEVVIVGSGDVGLIMARRFALEGAKVKAVIELMPYPGGLARNVMILRDFNIPLYLSHKVVEVRGKKRVEKVKVVKVDENLREIPGTEFWIDCDTVVISAGLIPQVKLLTEIGVEIDPTTGGPVVNDLLETTVPGIFVAGNSLLINDLVDYVAEQGELAAYGAKLFIENGGIPAEKWIKLEKGNNVRLAVPHYLSGKRDVYIYARVRKPMENVVLNFPEIDKKIRLPVVRPAEMLRIRLRKEEIAKANDKITMEVVQQ comes from the coding sequence ATGAATTCAACCATGCTCCAGTATGATGTTGTCGTTATCGGTGGTGGTCCAGCGGGTTTAGCGGCTGCCGTTAAAGCTAAAGAGTATGGATTAAGTGTTCTTCTCCTCGATGAGAACGATTATCTGGGCGGAATTTTGCCGCAGTGCATTCATCCAGGCTTTGGAATTCACTATTTCAGGGAAGAGCTTACTGGACCGGAGTTTTCCCACAGATTCGTGCAGAGGGTTGAAGATCTTAAGATTGACTACTTTGTAAAGGCAAGGGTTCTTGAGATTAAGAACTATTCAGACTTGGAAAAGGTCGTTGTATTTACATCTCCTAAGGGTGTTTTTGAGGTGTGGACTAAGGCAATCATCTATGCCACTGGAGCAAGAGAGAGGCATGCATTTGAGATTGGCATTGTTGGGGATAGAGTGGCCGGGATTTACACAGCTGGAGAAGCTCAGACGCTCATGGACATTTATGGTGTCATGCCGGGAAAAGAAGTTGTGATAGTTGGCTCTGGAGATGTTGGCTTGATAATGGCTCGCCGCTTTGCACTTGAAGGAGCAAAAGTCAAGGCAGTGATTGAGCTGATGCCCTATCCTGGGGGTTTGGCGAGAAATGTGATGATTCTGAGGGATTTCAACATTCCACTATACTTGAGCCATAAAGTTGTTGAGGTCAGAGGAAAGAAGAGGGTTGAGAAAGTCAAGGTCGTGAAGGTTGATGAAAACCTAAGGGAAATTCCAGGAACTGAGTTCTGGATTGATTGTGATACTGTTGTGATTTCAGCTGGTTTGATTCCACAAGTGAAGCTCTTAACGGAGATAGGTGTTGAAATAGACCCAACCACCGGAGGTCCTGTGGTCAATGATCTCTTAGAGACCACAGTTCCTGGAATATTTGTGGCAGGAAACTCCTTGCTGATAAATGACCTGGTGGATTATGTCGCTGAGCAAGGTGAATTAGCTGCCTATGGAGCAAAGCTGTTCATTGAAAACGGGGGAATTCCAGCTGAAAAGTGGATAAAGCTTGAAAAGGGGAACAACGTCCGCTTAGCTGTTCCTCACTACTTAAGCGGCAAGAGAGATGTTTACATTTATGCAAGAGTCAGAAAGCCAATGGAGAATGTTGTACTTAACTTTCCAGAGATTGACAAGAAGATAAGGCTGCCTGTTGTAAGGCCCGCAGAGATGCTCAGAATTAGGCTTAGGAAAGAGGAGATAGCGAAAGCTAATGACAAGATTACAATGGAGGTGGTTCAGCAATGA